One window of Pleurodeles waltl isolate 20211129_DDA chromosome 3_1, aPleWal1.hap1.20221129, whole genome shotgun sequence genomic DNA carries:
- the FIGN gene encoding fidgetin isoform X2: MRKIFNQPIPHGSLTLAFSPRGLKMQWTPEHAQWPEQHFDITSTTRSPAHKVEAYRGHLQRTYQYAWANDDISALTASNLLKKYAEKYSGILEGPIDRQILSSYSDAPAGLVNGRKNESEPWQTSLNSDGVYPMNCVTDIIAANKGGVSAALSSGDVSASIGSTPGVVSNLSEPSYSSSNCGNHTVPTLHSGLPSQEYGSGYNGSYLHTGYGSQSSTTLNSPHPSPLHTSALLQPPPPPPPPALVPGYNGTANITSYNYPPASYPPQSAGGPGYSPGGAPPPSAYLPSGIPAPTPLPPTTVSGYSYQNHGLTPIAPSALTNCSASSLKRKAFYMAGQRDMDSSYVNYSYSQQRSTQSPMYRMSENSISNSNRGNGFDRSTEPPSLAFKPTKQLMSSEQQRKFSSQSTRALTPPSYGTSKNSLGSRTSESFGKYASPSMNEHSEEHRQLITHTMQGPGLRAATSSSHSVDEQLKNTETHLIDIVTNEIVNQGPPVDWNDIAGLDLIKAVVKEEVLWPVLRADAFNGLTALPRSILLFGPCGTGKTLLGRCIASQLGATFFKISGSGLVTKWLADAEKIVHASFLVARCRQPSVIFLSDIEMLLSSQVSEDHSPINRMRTEFLMQLDSVLSSAEDQIVVICATSKPEEIDESLRRYFMKRLLIPLPDSTARHQIIVQLLSQHSYCLNDKEVALLVQRTEGFSGLDVAHLCQEAVVGPLHAMPATDLTAIMPGQLRPVTYQDFENAFCKIQPSISQKELDTYIEWNKMFGCSQ; encoded by the coding sequence GCTTGAAGATGCAGTGGACGCCGGAGCATGCCCAGTGGCCGGAACAGCATTTTGACATCACGTCGACCACCCGTTCCCCAGCACATAAAGTTGAAGCTTACCGTGGCCACCTGCAGCGCACCTATCAGTATGCGTGGGCCAACGATGACATTTCTGCCCTCACTGCATCTAACCTGCTGAAGAAGTATGCAGAAAAGTATTCTGGAATTTTAGAAGGTCCGATTGATCGGCAGATCCTTAGCAGCTATTCTGATGCACCCGCTGGGCTAGTTAATGGTCGAAAAAATGAGAGTGAACCTTGGCAGACCTCTTTAAATTCAGACGGAGTTTATCCCATGAATTGTGTTACAGACATCATTGCTGCCAATAAAGGTGGGGTGAGTGCGGCCCTGTCTTCGGGAGATGTGTCTGCCAGTATAGGAAGTACACCTGGTGTAGTGAGCAACCTGTCAGAACCCAGTTATTCCAGCAGCAACTGTGGAAATCATACGGTACCCACTCTTCATTCAGGACTTCCATCTCAGGAATATGGTTCAGGATATAATGGGTCTTATTTGCATACAGGCTATGGCAGTCAGTCATCCACTACACTgaactcaccacatccttccccctTACATACCTCTGCTCTTTTACAACCACCTCCGCCTCCTCCACCACCAGCCCTGGTACCTGGCTacaatgggactgccaacatcacTTCTTATAACTACCCTCCTGCGAGTTATCCACCTCAAAGTGCAGGTGGCCCGGGCTACAGTCCAGGTGGTGCTCCTCCACCTTCAGCTTACCTTCCTTCTGGAATACCTGCACCAACACCTCTTCCTCCTACCACTGTATCTGGTTACAGCTACCAGAATCATGGTTTAACCCCCATTGCCCCATCTGCTTTGACAAATTGTTCAGCAAGTTCTCTGAAAAGAAAAGCATTCTATATGGCAGGACAAAGAGACATGGACTCCAGCTATGTAAACTACAGCTATAGCCAACAGAGATCAACACAGAGTCCTATGTATAGGATGTCTGAGAACAgcatctcaaactcaaacagggGAAATGGGTTTGACAGAAGTACTGAGCCACCCTCCTTAGCTTTTAAACCAACAAAGCAGCTAATGTCTTCAGAGCAGCAACGGAAATTCAGCAGCCAGTCCACAAGGGCGTTGACACCCCCATCATATGGCACTTCTAAGAATTCACTGGGCTCAAGAacaagtgagtcctttggaaaGTATGCTTCCCCATCAATGAATGAACACAGTGAGGAGCATAGACAGCTCATTACTCATACAATGCAAGGCCCAGGACTGCGCGCAGCTACCTCATCCAGCCACTCTGTGGACGAACAACTAAAGAACACTGAAACTCACCTCATTGACATTGTAACCAATGAGATAGTAAACCAAGGACCTCCAGTGGACTGGAATGACATTGCTGGCCTAGATCTAATTAAAGCTGTGGTTAAAGAGGAGGTTTTGTGGCCTGTATTGAGAGCAGATGCATTTAATGGATTGACTGCTTTGCCTCGGAGCATTCTTTTGTTTGGACCCTGTGGGACAGGCAAAACATTATTAGGCAGATGTATTGCCAGTCAATTGGGTGCCACCTTTTTCAAAATTTCTGGCTCTGGACTTGTTACAAAGTGGCTAGCAGATGCAGAGAAAATAGTTCACGCCTCTTTCTTGGTGGCAAGGTGTCGCCAACCCTCAGTAATTTTTCTCAGTGACATTGAAATGCTACTTTCTTCCCAAGTTAGTGAAGATCACAGTCCAATAAATCGAATGAGAACTGAGTTCCTTATGCAGCTGGACTCTGTGCTGTCATCAGCAGAAGACCAAATTGTTGTAATTTGTGCCACAAGTAAACCAGAAGAAATCGACGAATCTCTTCGTAGGTATTTCATGAAGCGACTTTTAATCCCGCTGCctgacagcacagcaaggcaccaGATAATTGTCCAGCTGCTCTCACAGCACAGTTATTGTTTGAATGATAAAGAGGTTGCTCTGCTTGTCCAGCGTACAGAAGGATTTTCTGGACTGGATGTGGCTCATCTGTGCCAGGAAGCAGTGGTAGGGCCTCTACATGCTATGCCAGCCACAGACCTCACAGCCATTATGCCAGGACAGTTGAGACCAGTTACCTATCAAGACTTTGAAAATGCGTTCTGCAAGATTCAGCCTAGTATATCCCAGAAGGAGCTTGATACATACATTGAATGGAACAAAATGTTTGGTTGCAGTCAGTGA
- the FIGN gene encoding fidgetin isoform X1, with protein MISSTSVYDFRCFLWNWIQHMRKIFNQPIPHGSLTLAFSPRGLKMQWTPEHAQWPEQHFDITSTTRSPAHKVEAYRGHLQRTYQYAWANDDISALTASNLLKKYAEKYSGILEGPIDRQILSSYSDAPAGLVNGRKNESEPWQTSLNSDGVYPMNCVTDIIAANKGGVSAALSSGDVSASIGSTPGVVSNLSEPSYSSSNCGNHTVPTLHSGLPSQEYGSGYNGSYLHTGYGSQSSTTLNSPHPSPLHTSALLQPPPPPPPPALVPGYNGTANITSYNYPPASYPPQSAGGPGYSPGGAPPPSAYLPSGIPAPTPLPPTTVSGYSYQNHGLTPIAPSALTNCSASSLKRKAFYMAGQRDMDSSYVNYSYSQQRSTQSPMYRMSENSISNSNRGNGFDRSTEPPSLAFKPTKQLMSSEQQRKFSSQSTRALTPPSYGTSKNSLGSRTSESFGKYASPSMNEHSEEHRQLITHTMQGPGLRAATSSSHSVDEQLKNTETHLIDIVTNEIVNQGPPVDWNDIAGLDLIKAVVKEEVLWPVLRADAFNGLTALPRSILLFGPCGTGKTLLGRCIASQLGATFFKISGSGLVTKWLADAEKIVHASFLVARCRQPSVIFLSDIEMLLSSQVSEDHSPINRMRTEFLMQLDSVLSSAEDQIVVICATSKPEEIDESLRRYFMKRLLIPLPDSTARHQIIVQLLSQHSYCLNDKEVALLVQRTEGFSGLDVAHLCQEAVVGPLHAMPATDLTAIMPGQLRPVTYQDFENAFCKIQPSISQKELDTYIEWNKMFGCSQ; from the coding sequence GCTTGAAGATGCAGTGGACGCCGGAGCATGCCCAGTGGCCGGAACAGCATTTTGACATCACGTCGACCACCCGTTCCCCAGCACATAAAGTTGAAGCTTACCGTGGCCACCTGCAGCGCACCTATCAGTATGCGTGGGCCAACGATGACATTTCTGCCCTCACTGCATCTAACCTGCTGAAGAAGTATGCAGAAAAGTATTCTGGAATTTTAGAAGGTCCGATTGATCGGCAGATCCTTAGCAGCTATTCTGATGCACCCGCTGGGCTAGTTAATGGTCGAAAAAATGAGAGTGAACCTTGGCAGACCTCTTTAAATTCAGACGGAGTTTATCCCATGAATTGTGTTACAGACATCATTGCTGCCAATAAAGGTGGGGTGAGTGCGGCCCTGTCTTCGGGAGATGTGTCTGCCAGTATAGGAAGTACACCTGGTGTAGTGAGCAACCTGTCAGAACCCAGTTATTCCAGCAGCAACTGTGGAAATCATACGGTACCCACTCTTCATTCAGGACTTCCATCTCAGGAATATGGTTCAGGATATAATGGGTCTTATTTGCATACAGGCTATGGCAGTCAGTCATCCACTACACTgaactcaccacatccttccccctTACATACCTCTGCTCTTTTACAACCACCTCCGCCTCCTCCACCACCAGCCCTGGTACCTGGCTacaatgggactgccaacatcacTTCTTATAACTACCCTCCTGCGAGTTATCCACCTCAAAGTGCAGGTGGCCCGGGCTACAGTCCAGGTGGTGCTCCTCCACCTTCAGCTTACCTTCCTTCTGGAATACCTGCACCAACACCTCTTCCTCCTACCACTGTATCTGGTTACAGCTACCAGAATCATGGTTTAACCCCCATTGCCCCATCTGCTTTGACAAATTGTTCAGCAAGTTCTCTGAAAAGAAAAGCATTCTATATGGCAGGACAAAGAGACATGGACTCCAGCTATGTAAACTACAGCTATAGCCAACAGAGATCAACACAGAGTCCTATGTATAGGATGTCTGAGAACAgcatctcaaactcaaacagggGAAATGGGTTTGACAGAAGTACTGAGCCACCCTCCTTAGCTTTTAAACCAACAAAGCAGCTAATGTCTTCAGAGCAGCAACGGAAATTCAGCAGCCAGTCCACAAGGGCGTTGACACCCCCATCATATGGCACTTCTAAGAATTCACTGGGCTCAAGAacaagtgagtcctttggaaaGTATGCTTCCCCATCAATGAATGAACACAGTGAGGAGCATAGACAGCTCATTACTCATACAATGCAAGGCCCAGGACTGCGCGCAGCTACCTCATCCAGCCACTCTGTGGACGAACAACTAAAGAACACTGAAACTCACCTCATTGACATTGTAACCAATGAGATAGTAAACCAAGGACCTCCAGTGGACTGGAATGACATTGCTGGCCTAGATCTAATTAAAGCTGTGGTTAAAGAGGAGGTTTTGTGGCCTGTATTGAGAGCAGATGCATTTAATGGATTGACTGCTTTGCCTCGGAGCATTCTTTTGTTTGGACCCTGTGGGACAGGCAAAACATTATTAGGCAGATGTATTGCCAGTCAATTGGGTGCCACCTTTTTCAAAATTTCTGGCTCTGGACTTGTTACAAAGTGGCTAGCAGATGCAGAGAAAATAGTTCACGCCTCTTTCTTGGTGGCAAGGTGTCGCCAACCCTCAGTAATTTTTCTCAGTGACATTGAAATGCTACTTTCTTCCCAAGTTAGTGAAGATCACAGTCCAATAAATCGAATGAGAACTGAGTTCCTTATGCAGCTGGACTCTGTGCTGTCATCAGCAGAAGACCAAATTGTTGTAATTTGTGCCACAAGTAAACCAGAAGAAATCGACGAATCTCTTCGTAGGTATTTCATGAAGCGACTTTTAATCCCGCTGCctgacagcacagcaaggcaccaGATAATTGTCCAGCTGCTCTCACAGCACAGTTATTGTTTGAATGATAAAGAGGTTGCTCTGCTTGTCCAGCGTACAGAAGGATTTTCTGGACTGGATGTGGCTCATCTGTGCCAGGAAGCAGTGGTAGGGCCTCTACATGCTATGCCAGCCACAGACCTCACAGCCATTATGCCAGGACAGTTGAGACCAGTTACCTATCAAGACTTTGAAAATGCGTTCTGCAAGATTCAGCCTAGTATATCCCAGAAGGAGCTTGATACATACATTGAATGGAACAAAATGTTTGGTTGCAGTCAGTGA
- the FIGN gene encoding fidgetin isoform X3, whose product MISSTSVYGLKMQWTPEHAQWPEQHFDITSTTRSPAHKVEAYRGHLQRTYQYAWANDDISALTASNLLKKYAEKYSGILEGPIDRQILSSYSDAPAGLVNGRKNESEPWQTSLNSDGVYPMNCVTDIIAANKGGVSAALSSGDVSASIGSTPGVVSNLSEPSYSSSNCGNHTVPTLHSGLPSQEYGSGYNGSYLHTGYGSQSSTTLNSPHPSPLHTSALLQPPPPPPPPALVPGYNGTANITSYNYPPASYPPQSAGGPGYSPGGAPPPSAYLPSGIPAPTPLPPTTVSGYSYQNHGLTPIAPSALTNCSASSLKRKAFYMAGQRDMDSSYVNYSYSQQRSTQSPMYRMSENSISNSNRGNGFDRSTEPPSLAFKPTKQLMSSEQQRKFSSQSTRALTPPSYGTSKNSLGSRTSESFGKYASPSMNEHSEEHRQLITHTMQGPGLRAATSSSHSVDEQLKNTETHLIDIVTNEIVNQGPPVDWNDIAGLDLIKAVVKEEVLWPVLRADAFNGLTALPRSILLFGPCGTGKTLLGRCIASQLGATFFKISGSGLVTKWLADAEKIVHASFLVARCRQPSVIFLSDIEMLLSSQVSEDHSPINRMRTEFLMQLDSVLSSAEDQIVVICATSKPEEIDESLRRYFMKRLLIPLPDSTARHQIIVQLLSQHSYCLNDKEVALLVQRTEGFSGLDVAHLCQEAVVGPLHAMPATDLTAIMPGQLRPVTYQDFENAFCKIQPSISQKELDTYIEWNKMFGCSQ is encoded by the coding sequence GCTTGAAGATGCAGTGGACGCCGGAGCATGCCCAGTGGCCGGAACAGCATTTTGACATCACGTCGACCACCCGTTCCCCAGCACATAAAGTTGAAGCTTACCGTGGCCACCTGCAGCGCACCTATCAGTATGCGTGGGCCAACGATGACATTTCTGCCCTCACTGCATCTAACCTGCTGAAGAAGTATGCAGAAAAGTATTCTGGAATTTTAGAAGGTCCGATTGATCGGCAGATCCTTAGCAGCTATTCTGATGCACCCGCTGGGCTAGTTAATGGTCGAAAAAATGAGAGTGAACCTTGGCAGACCTCTTTAAATTCAGACGGAGTTTATCCCATGAATTGTGTTACAGACATCATTGCTGCCAATAAAGGTGGGGTGAGTGCGGCCCTGTCTTCGGGAGATGTGTCTGCCAGTATAGGAAGTACACCTGGTGTAGTGAGCAACCTGTCAGAACCCAGTTATTCCAGCAGCAACTGTGGAAATCATACGGTACCCACTCTTCATTCAGGACTTCCATCTCAGGAATATGGTTCAGGATATAATGGGTCTTATTTGCATACAGGCTATGGCAGTCAGTCATCCACTACACTgaactcaccacatccttccccctTACATACCTCTGCTCTTTTACAACCACCTCCGCCTCCTCCACCACCAGCCCTGGTACCTGGCTacaatgggactgccaacatcacTTCTTATAACTACCCTCCTGCGAGTTATCCACCTCAAAGTGCAGGTGGCCCGGGCTACAGTCCAGGTGGTGCTCCTCCACCTTCAGCTTACCTTCCTTCTGGAATACCTGCACCAACACCTCTTCCTCCTACCACTGTATCTGGTTACAGCTACCAGAATCATGGTTTAACCCCCATTGCCCCATCTGCTTTGACAAATTGTTCAGCAAGTTCTCTGAAAAGAAAAGCATTCTATATGGCAGGACAAAGAGACATGGACTCCAGCTATGTAAACTACAGCTATAGCCAACAGAGATCAACACAGAGTCCTATGTATAGGATGTCTGAGAACAgcatctcaaactcaaacagggGAAATGGGTTTGACAGAAGTACTGAGCCACCCTCCTTAGCTTTTAAACCAACAAAGCAGCTAATGTCTTCAGAGCAGCAACGGAAATTCAGCAGCCAGTCCACAAGGGCGTTGACACCCCCATCATATGGCACTTCTAAGAATTCACTGGGCTCAAGAacaagtgagtcctttggaaaGTATGCTTCCCCATCAATGAATGAACACAGTGAGGAGCATAGACAGCTCATTACTCATACAATGCAAGGCCCAGGACTGCGCGCAGCTACCTCATCCAGCCACTCTGTGGACGAACAACTAAAGAACACTGAAACTCACCTCATTGACATTGTAACCAATGAGATAGTAAACCAAGGACCTCCAGTGGACTGGAATGACATTGCTGGCCTAGATCTAATTAAAGCTGTGGTTAAAGAGGAGGTTTTGTGGCCTGTATTGAGAGCAGATGCATTTAATGGATTGACTGCTTTGCCTCGGAGCATTCTTTTGTTTGGACCCTGTGGGACAGGCAAAACATTATTAGGCAGATGTATTGCCAGTCAATTGGGTGCCACCTTTTTCAAAATTTCTGGCTCTGGACTTGTTACAAAGTGGCTAGCAGATGCAGAGAAAATAGTTCACGCCTCTTTCTTGGTGGCAAGGTGTCGCCAACCCTCAGTAATTTTTCTCAGTGACATTGAAATGCTACTTTCTTCCCAAGTTAGTGAAGATCACAGTCCAATAAATCGAATGAGAACTGAGTTCCTTATGCAGCTGGACTCTGTGCTGTCATCAGCAGAAGACCAAATTGTTGTAATTTGTGCCACAAGTAAACCAGAAGAAATCGACGAATCTCTTCGTAGGTATTTCATGAAGCGACTTTTAATCCCGCTGCctgacagcacagcaaggcaccaGATAATTGTCCAGCTGCTCTCACAGCACAGTTATTGTTTGAATGATAAAGAGGTTGCTCTGCTTGTCCAGCGTACAGAAGGATTTTCTGGACTGGATGTGGCTCATCTGTGCCAGGAAGCAGTGGTAGGGCCTCTACATGCTATGCCAGCCACAGACCTCACAGCCATTATGCCAGGACAGTTGAGACCAGTTACCTATCAAGACTTTGAAAATGCGTTCTGCAAGATTCAGCCTAGTATATCCCAGAAGGAGCTTGATACATACATTGAATGGAACAAAATGTTTGGTTGCAGTCAGTGA